Proteins from one Camelina sativa cultivar DH55 chromosome 8, Cs, whole genome shotgun sequence genomic window:
- the LOC104705703 gene encoding LOW QUALITY PROTEIN: prohibitin-5, mitochondrial-like (The sequence of the model RefSeq protein was modified relative to this genomic sequence to represent the inferred CDS: deleted 1 base in 1 codon) — protein sequence MPWNNIRNRKVALGLGAAFMAVTVRSSMFTVEGGQRAVLFDRFNGVLEEPIGEGTYRKIPWVQKPYIFNIRSIAWRLGSNCGTKDLQMVNLSLRVMCRPVVTIGPDVLKAVVAQFNADELLTKLPQVSALIRETLIKRTGVFNIIIDDVSITDLSYSKEFLSAVEWKQVAQQEAELSKFLVAKADQERRAAVIRAEGESESARVLSKAIADAGMGLIELRRIEAAREIAVTLSTSPNVVYLPSGGNMLFAMNGPSSNPSP from the exons ATGCCGTGGAACAATATCAGAAACAGAAAGGTGGCTCTAGGACTAGGAGCTGCCTTTATGGCGGTGACGGTGAGATCGTCTATGTTCACAGTTGAAGGTGGCCAGAGAGCTGTTCTTTTCGACAGATTTAACGGGGTTCTCGAAGAACCTATCGGAGAAGGGACATATCGTAAGATTCCGTGGGTGCAAAAGCCCTATATCTTCAACATTCGGTCCATAGCCTGGAGACTCGGGTCCAACTGTGGAACTAAAGATCTTCAGATGGTCAACCTCTCACTTCGTGTTATGTGTCGCCCTGTCGTAA CGATCGGGCCCGATGTGTTGAAAGCAGTGGTGGCTCAGTTCAACGCAGACGAGCTCTTAACAAAACTTCCACAAGTCTCGGCTCTTATACGCGAAACGCTAATCAAGCGAACTGGGGTATTTAACATTATTATCGATGACGTGTCGATCACGGATCTCTCGTACAGTAAAGAGTTCTTGAGTGCGGTGGAGTGGAAGCAGGTGGCGCAGCAAGAAGCTGAGCTGTCCAAGTTCCTAGTGGCGAAGGCTGATCAGGAGAGACGAGCGGCTGTGATTAGAGCCGAGGGAGAGAGCGAGTCGGCTCGGGTT TTATCGAAAGCTATCGCAGATGCGGGAATGGGGTTGATCGAGCTTAGAAGGATCGAGGCGGCTAGAGAGATTGCGGTTACGCTCTCTACGTCCCCCAATGTTGTCTATTTGCCAAGTGGTGGGAATATGTTGTTTGCCATGAACGGTCCGAGTTCGAATCCGAGCCCTTGA
- the LOC104709128 gene encoding probable carboxylesterase 16: MPGVAVKLYSVFFKLLLKHRLQNLISISSSSSDKDGLPDSFGVSTRSDESVAAANPSFTDGVATKDIHIDPMTSLTVRIFLPESALSPPEPDSLSRHKDTYHNNNNQQPRSDRRHSYGPNQNSPAPAERNESRRSSYGCNNENLETYGGYAPSAKRNSRKLPVMLQFHGGGWVSGSSDSAANDFFCRRIAKVCDVIVLAVGYRLAPENRYPAAFEDGVKVLHWLGKQANLADCCKSLGNRRVNGVEVKKLSVQGQIVDAFGASMVEPWLAAHADPSRFTEARIRFDSDCYSDVNTCLQRLLPGI, from the exons ATGCCAGGGGTAGCTGTGAAGCTCTATAGCGTCTTCTTTAAGTTACTTTTGAAACATCGTCTTCAGAATCTtatttcaatctcttcttcttcttctgataaaGATGGGTTACCTGATTCGTTTGGTGTTTCCACCCGATCCGACGAATCCGTCGCCGCCGCGAATCCGTCTTTCACCGACGGTGTTGCCACCAAAGACATACACATTGATCCAATGACGTCACTCACCGTAAGGATCTTTCTCCCCGAATCTGCCCTTTCTCCACCTGAACCCGATTCGTTATCCCGCCACAAGGATACttatcacaacaacaacaaccaacaaccCAGATCTGATCGGAGACACAGCTACGGACCTAACCAGAACTCTCCTGCGCCGGCTGAGAGGAATGAGTCGCGGAGGAGCAGCTACGGATGCAACAACGAGAATCTAGAAACCTATGGAGGATACGCGCCATCTGCGAAGAGGAACTCACGGAAACTGCCAGTGATGTTGCAGTTTCACGGTGGTGGTTGGGTTAGTGGAAGTTCTGATTCGGCGGCTAATGACTTCTTTTGCCGGCGGATTGCTAAAGTATGTGATGTCATTGTATTGGCCGTTGGGTATAGGCTTGCACCTGAGAATAGGTACCCTGCGGCGTTTGAGGATGGAGTCAAAGTGTTGCATTGGCTTGGGAAACAGGCGAATTTAGCTGATTGTTGCAAGTCTTTGGGTAATCGACGTGTTAATGGTGTTGAGGTGAAGAAGCTGAGTGTTCAAGGACAGATAGTGGATGCTTTTGGAGCTTCCATGGTTGAGCCTTGGCTGGCAGCTCACGCTGATCCTTCCAG GTTTACTGAAGCTAGAATACGCTTTGATTCAGATTGTTACAGCGATGTTAATACTTGTTTGCAGAGATTGCTTCCTGGAATTTAA
- the LOC104705704 gene encoding 30S ribosomal protein S13, chloroplastic-like: MAQMVAMPVAHSLSLICSWTKSNPLSRNSLALPASNVPSKQSLSIRCARVGGVEIPGNKRIEYSLQYIHGIGRTRARQILVDLQMENKITKDMPEEELIILRDEVSKYMIEGDLRRFNALAIKRLKEIQCYRGVRHIQGLPCRGQRTKNNCRTLKGKKIAIAGKKKVSK; the protein is encoded by the exons ATGGCGCAGATGGTTGCAATGCCGGTAGCGCACTCGCTCTCCCTCATATGCAGTTGGACCAAATCCAACCCTCTCTCTCGCAACTCTCTTGCCCTCCCAGCTTCCAACGTTCCCAGT AAGCAGAGTCTAAGCATCAGATGTGCTCGTGTTGGTGGTGTGGAGATTCCTGGTAACAAGAGGATTGAGTACTCTCTTCAGTACATTCATGGGATTGGTCGAACTAGGGCTCGTCAGATTCTTGTTGACCTTCAGATGGAGAACAAGATCACCAAAGACATGCCTGAGGAAGAACTCATCATTCTTCGTGATGAAGTCTCCAAGTATATGATCGAGGGTGACCTG AGGAGGTTCAATGCTCTTGCAATCAAGAGGTTGAAGGAGATCCAGTGTTACCGTGGTGTAAGGCACATCCAAGGGTTGCCATGTCGGGGACAGAGAACCAAGAACAATTGCAGGACTCTTAAAGGCAAGAAAATTGCCATTGCAGGGAAGAAGAAAGTTTCAAAGTAA
- the LOC109126040 gene encoding uncharacterized protein LOC109126040 encodes MAPRSSLIRFAFVCIVLAVLVMTAESHNGVNHGPAKAPSAHGHGPAASPPKAHAPSPSAATFSAYPQLMATALVGALSFLF; translated from the coding sequence ATGGCACCAAGAAGTTCTTTGATCCGTTTCGCCTTCGTCTGCATTGTCTTGGCCGTGTTGGTCATGACTGCCGAGTCGCACAACGGAGTCAACCATGGTCCTGCTAAGGCTCCATCGGCACATGGACATGGTCCAGCTGCATCGCCACCCAAAGCTCATGCTCCGTCTCCAAGTGCTGCCACTTTCTCTGCCTACCCTCAGCTCATGGCCACCGCATTGGTCGGTGCTTTGTCTTTCCTCTTCTGA
- the LOC104705705 gene encoding myb-related protein 315-like gives MGRKPCCEKIGLKRGPWTIEEDHRLMNFILNNGIHCWRIVPKLAGLLRCGKSCRLRWINYLRPDLKRGGFTDAEEDRIMELHSQLGNRWSKIASHFSGRTDNEIKNHWNTKIKKKMKHLGLDPATHKPINNTTHHTDPNQDTKPKTCSSTNEGEEINDQTPKDDVITETTKALTISGSDEELLAKNCKTLGVEEVDLESLFEPQSNEITSSSLSSLYSNISRSESSSYFAEDSISLDQWDLDMTDPFVPWDLFANFDDNLFFL, from the exons atgggGAGAAAACCTTGCTGTGAAAAAATTGGACTGAAGAGAGGTCCATGGACTATAGAAGAAGATCATAGACTCATGAACTTCATTCTTAACAATGGCATCCACTGCTGGAGAATTGTCCCCAAACTCGCag GTTTGTTGAGATGTGGGAAGAGCTGTAGATTAAGATGGATTAATTATTTGAGACCCGATCTCAAGAGAGGTGGTTTCactgatgctgaagaagatcGAATTATGGAACTTCACTCTCAACTTGGCAACCG GTGGTCTAAAATTGCCTCTCATTTCTCTGGTCGAACGGATAACGAGATAAAGAACCATTGGAATACgaagattaagaagaagatgaaacatcTTGGGTTGGATCCGGCTACGCACAAACCGATAAATAATACCACTCATCATACCGATCCTAATCaggatacaaaaccaaaaacgtGTTCTAGCACcaatgaaggagaagagatcAATGATCAAACTCCAAAAGATGATGTCAtcacagaaacaacaaaagcaTTAACAATATCCGGTAGTGATGAGGAACTACTGGCGAAAAACTGCAAAACTCTAGGTGTAGAAGAAGTAGACTTGGAATCTCTATTCGAACCGCAAAGCAACGAGATAAcctcttcgtctctctcttcGTTATATAGTAATATTTCAAGAAGTGAATCTTCATCATATTTTGCAGAAGATTCTATCTCTCTAGACCAATGGGACTTGGATATGACGGATCCTTTTGTACCATGGGACCTCTTCGCAAACTTTGAtgataatcttttctttttataa
- the LOC104709129 gene encoding uncharacterized protein LOC104709129, with translation MKCFECKGFGHLKTECPNLQKAKNKSFISFSDSDSESDEEKGMLNLFTFSVKSDDAPAESSNDDEEESITKESYCVLYDNWVQMCNEKLLLIKEKLQLEAKVSMLEESKSEVSNCKELPHAEKEVFEKKLRNLQEQYVLEKERSTNLERELNENHKKIRMLNNGGQKLDEILSIGIMGSRHQGLGYDKRVELQKEVVVPIRNRQLQNKSDNSQKVWSDSKRGRRKYTCFHCCNTGHVRRFCYKFKNKIKELWMARKCFIDPFHFCQVWVAKRDLYSKESENNELKYDQAIQESEEINLCCNFSSIISEEEVFKAQVAFTSASSECGNPWYFYSGCSRHMTGNPNFLSAYEEITGGKVTFGDGGKGSIRGKGQLEDDNQPSLINVYYVEGLKANLISINQLCDEGLRVIFTKIDCQAVDKNNNTVLFGVRSVNNCYMWKPSSTCLAATVSEVELWHK, from the exons atgaaaTGCTTTGAGTGTAAAGGCTTTGGACACCTAAAGACTGAATGCCCAAATCTACAAAAGGCAAAGAATAAGTCATTTATTAGTTTCAGTGATTCAGACTCTGAAAGTGATGAAGAAAAAGGGATGTTAAATCTGTTTACCTTTAGTGTCAAGAGTGACGATGCTCCTGCTGAAAGCTcaaatgatgatgaggaagagtCAATTACTAAAGAGAGCTACTGTGTACTGTATGACAATTGGGTTCAGATGTGTAATGAAAAATTACTACTTATCAAAGAGAAGTTACAATTGGAAGCCAAAGTCAGTATGCTAGAAGAAAGTAAGTCTGAAGTTTCAAACTGCAAGGAACTACCTCATGCTGAAAAGGAGGTGTTTGAGAAGAAGCTACGAAACCTTCAAGAACAGTATGTTTTGGAGAAGGAAAGGTCAACAAATCTTGAAAGAGAACTGAATgagaatcataaaaaaatcagGATGTTGAACAATGGTGGACAAAAACTGGATGAGATTCTTTCAATTGGAATTATGGGATCTCGACATCAAGGTCTGGGGTATGACAAGAG AGTTGAACTACAGAAGGAGGTTGTAGTACCAATACGAAACAGACAACTTCAGAACAAATCTGATAATTCTCAGAAAGTCTGGTCAGATTccaaaagaggaagaaggaagtaCACTTGCTTTCACTGTTGTAATACAGGTCACGTTCGAAGATTTTgctacaaatttaaaaacaagatCAAAGAGCTTTGGATGGCCAGAAAATGCTTCATCGATCCATTTCACTTTTGTCAAGTCTGGGTAGCTAAAAGAGATCTCTACAGTAAGGAGTCAGAGAACAATGAGCTAAAATATGATCAAGCAATTCAAGAGTCTGAGGAAATCAATCTTTGCTGTAATTTTTCTTCGATAATCAGTGAGGAGGAAGTGTTTAAAGCACAAGTAGCTTTTACTTCTGCAAGCAGTGAATGTGGTAATCCTTGGTACTTTTATAGTGGTTGTTCACGTCACATGACAGGGAATCCAAACTTCCTATCGGCATATGAAGAAATCACAGGTGGAAAGGTAACATTTGGTGATGGTGGAAAAGGGTCTATTAGAGGTAAAGGACAGCTTGAGGATGATAATCAGCCATCATTAATCAATGTATACTATGTTGAAGGGTTAAAAGCAAACCTGATTAGCATCAACCAATTGTGTGATGAAGGTCTAAGAGTAATTTTCACTAAGATTGATTGTCAAGCAGTAGATAAAAACAACAATACTGTCTTGTTTGGTGTTAGATCAGTGAATAACTGCTATATGTGGAAACCTTCATCAACATGCTTAGCCGCAACTGTTTCTGAGGTTGAACTTTGGCACAAGTGA
- the LOC109125881 gene encoding uncharacterized protein LOC109125881: MAEAEYIAVCAATXGFVIEGKEEKVLKLYKALYGLKQVPRAWYGRIDSYFIQNGFERSMNDAALYIKKKEEDVLIVSLYVDDLIITGNNVQLINTFKENMKSEFEMTDLGLLNYFLGMEVIQDDRGIFLSQEKYANKLIDKFGMKESKSASIPLTPQGKRKGGEGEDKEFRDPSKYQSIVGGLLYLCASRPDVMYASSYLSRYMSSPRMKHYQEATRVLRYVKGTSSFGVFFTRKETPRLIAYSDSDWGGCPEDKKSTTRYVFSLGSAMFCWQSCKQQTVVQSTAEAEYIAVCAATNQAIWLQRLLEDFGLKLEEGTPIFCDNKSAIAIGRNPVQHRRTKHIEIKYHFVREAEHK; this comes from the coding sequence ATGGCGGAAGCAGAGTACATAGCAGTATGTGCAGCAACANCTGGGTTTGTGATagaaggcaaagaagaaaaggtaTTAAAGCTCTACAAAGCTTTATATGGTCTTAAACAAGTCCCAAGAGCATGGTATGGAAGAATAGATTCTTACTTCATTCAAAATGGTTTTGAAAGAAGTATGAATGATGCGGCTTTGTAcattaagaagaaagaagaagacgtgTTGATCGTTAGCTTATACGTCgatgatctcatcatcaccGGAAACAATGTTCAACTCATCAACACATTCAAGGAGAACATGAAGAGCGAATTTGAGATGACTGATCTTGGTTTGCTGAACTACTTCCTTGGGATGGAAGTAATCCAAGATGATCGTGGCATATTTCtttcacaagaaaaatatgCAAACAAACTTATTGATAAGTTTGGGATGAAGGAGAGCAAGAGTGCAAGCATTCCACTTACAccacaaggaaaaagaaaaggaggagAAGGTGAAGACAAAGAATTTAGAGATCCATCGAAGTATCAAAGCATTGTTGGAGGACTTTTGTACTTGTGTGCATCAAGACCTGATGTGATGTATGCAAGTTCCTATCTATCAAGATACATGTCATCACCACGCATGAAGCACTATCAAGAAGCCACAAGGGTGTTAAGATACGTCAAGGGAACCTCAAGCTTTGGCGTGTTCTTTACAAGAAAAGAGACACCAAGGTTAATAGCTTACTCGGACAGTGATTGGGGTGGTTGTCCTGAAGACAAGAAAAGCACCACAAGATATGTTTTTAGTCTTGGATCAGCTATGTTTTGTTGGCAGTCATGTAAGCAGCAAACAGTGGTTCAATCAACGGCGGAAGCAGAGTACATCGCAGTATGTGCAGCAACAAATCAAGCCATATGGTTACAAAGACTATTGGAAGACTTCGGTTTAAAGCTTGAAGAAGGGACTCCCATCTTTTGTGACAACAAGTCTGCAATAGCAATTGGAAGAAATCCGGTGCAACATCgaagaacaaaacacatagagATCAAGTACCATTTCGTGAGAGAAGCTGAGCACAAATGA